A region of the Vibrio chagasii genome:
TAAATCTTGTGCAATAGCTTGGCACATAGAGTCTATATGAGGTGCCATTTTTGGCGCTTGCGCCATGATAGTAATATCGGCATTACCAATCACGTAGCCCTGTTCTTTTACTCGACGGTACACATCTTTCAATAGCTCACGGCTGTCTGCGCCTTTCCATTCATCGTCAGTGTCTGGGAAATGACGACCAATATCGCCCGCGGCGATCGCACCTAACAGAGCGTCACACAACGCGTGAAGAGCAACGTCACCATCTGAATGTGCGATAAGACCTTGTTCGTAAGGGATGCTCACGCCACCAATAATTACCGGACCTTCACCACCAAACTTATGTACATCAAAGCCATGGCCAATACGAATCATCATTATTCCTTATTCTGACTTAAATAGAACTCAGCGAGCGCTAAATCTTCTGGCTGAGTTATCTTAAAATTATCTGAACGCCCGGCGACTAAAGCGGGCGAGAAGCCTTTCCATTCAAAAGCAGAGGCTTCATCGGTAATCGAAACGCCTTGTTGCAGCGCTTCACTCAATACATTCCACAGAGGTTCAGCTCTGAACATTTGTGGTGTGAGGGCGTGCCACAAATCAGCTCGCTCGACAGTATGATCGATTTGCCCTTGAGCGCCTCGCTTCATCGTGTCTCGCACTGGGGCTGCTAAGATTGCCCCAACATCATGGCTCATCGCCGTCGAGATTAACTTGTCGATATCACTTAGCTGAACACAAGGCCTTGCTGCGTCATGCACCATCACCCAATCACCGAGTTGTTGCTTCTCGATATAATCTAAAGCAGAAAGAACGGAATCCGCTCTTTCACTACCACCAGCGACTCGAATCACTTGTGGATTCTGAGTAAGGGGTAGCTCTGGGTAGTATGGGTCATCATCACTGATTGCGACGACAATTTGAGAGACTTGCGGGTGAGCCAGTAGCTTCTCAACGGTATGCTCTAAAATCGTTTTACCATTGATCTTAAGATATTGCTTCGGACGGTCGGCCTTCATTCGGCTACCAACGCCCGCCGCAGGGACAACGGCAATCACGCTTTGAGGTTGAGTCAACATTAATGGGATTCCTCACCAATGATGCGATAAAACGTTTCGCCTTCTTTAACCATGCCAAGCTCATGACGTGCGCGCTCTTCTATCGCGTCTAAGCCTTGGCGTAGATCGTCGATTTCCGCAAACATCTCAGCGTTTCTAACTTTTAATTTTTCGTTAACTTGCTGCTGAACTTGGATTTCATTGTTCACACCGTAGTAATCAGAGATACCATTTTTACCGAGCCACAGTGTGTGTTGTAGCCAGCCAAACACTATGAGCAGTACTAAAGCAAAAATTCGCATAACACCTTTCGCCGGTTGAAAAAGAAGGAACTAGAATAAGGCACATATATACCATAATGAGCTTATTGGTGCGAGATATGTGGTGTCAGGTAATCAATGAGTCCGGGAATTATTGTCGTTAGGAACCAGTGGTGAGATTCCTGATCCACGTCATTCCCAAGAACGAAGAGCCAATAAGTTGAGAATCTATCGCAGGGAACGCAAATAAGAGATTCCCTACTCCTTCCTTCGTCAGTCTAGGGAATGACGAATTTTAGGCAAAAAAAACGCCCTACCGAAGTAGAGCGTTTCAAAAGCTTTAAGTTAACAATTCGCTAGGAATTATTGACCTTTAACGTTTTAAAGACCGCTTTCGTTGTAAAAAGGAGGAGCTTTAGAACCTAAAGCTTCTTCCCATCATTTATACAGACAAAAAAATGCCCCGCATTAGCGAGGCATTCAAAGCTTAGATTAACAATTCCTTTGGTTTAAAAACCAGAGAGGTTATTGACCTTTAACTTCTTTAAGACCGTTGAAAGGAGCTTTAGAACCTAGAGCTTCTTCGATACGGATTAGTTGGTTGTACTTAGCAACACGGTCAGAACGGCTCATAGAACCAGTCTTGATTTGACCTGCAGCAGTACCTACCGCTAGGTCAGCGATAGTTGCGTCTTCAGTTTCGCCAGAACGGTGAGAGATTACAGCTGTGTAACCTGCGTCTTTAGCCATCTTGATTGCAGCTAGAGTCTCAGTTAGAGAACCGATTTGGTTGAACTTGATAAGGATAGAGTTAGCTACGCCTTTCTCGATACCTTCAGCAAGAATCTTAGTGTTAGTAACGAATAGATCGTCACCAACTAGTTGAAGCTTGTCACCTAGTAGTTCAGTTTGGTGCTTGAAGCCAGCCCAATCAGACTCGTCTAGACCATCTTCGATAGAAACGATTGGGAATTGGTTAGCTAGCTCAGCTAGGTAGTGGTTGAACTCTTCAGAAGAGAAAGTCTTACCTTCGCCTTTCATGTTGTAGATGCCAGCTTCTTTGTCGAAGAACTCAGATGCAGCACAGTCCATAGCTAGAGTAACGTCTTTACCTAGTTCGTAACCAGCAGCTGCAACAGCTTCTGCGATAACTTCTAGAGCTTCAGCGTTAGACTTAAGGTTAGGAGCGAAACCACCTTCGTCACCAACTGCAGTGCTGTAGCCTTTAGACTTAAGAACTTTAGCTAGGTTGTGGAATACTTCAGCACCGATACGTAGACCTTCTTTAAGAGTCTTAGCACCAACTGGTTGGATCATGAACTCTTGGATGTCAACGTTGTTATCAGCGTGCTCACCACCGTTGATGATGTTCATCATTGGTAGAGGCATAGAGAACTGACCAGCAGTACCGTTTAGCTCAGCGATGTGCTCGTATAGAGGCATGCCTTTAGCTGCAGCAGCAGCTTTAGCGTTCGCTAGAGAAACAGCTAGGATAGCGTTCGCGCCGAACTGAGATTTGTTCTCAGTACCGTCAAGGTCGATCATGATTTGGTCAACGTCAGCTTGAGCTTTAGCGTCTTTACCAACTAGAGCTTCAGCGATTGGGCCGTTTACAGCTTCAATTGCTTTAAGAACACCTTTACCTAGGAAACGTGATTTGTCGCCGTCACGTAGCTCAAGAGCTTCGCGAGAACCAGTAGATGCGCCAGATGGAGCAGCAGCCATACCTACGAAACCGCCTTCTAGGTGTACTTCAGCTTCTACAGTTGGGTTACCACGTGAATCGATGATTTCACGACCTAGAACTTTAACGATCTTAGACATTGAATGTTTCCTTCTCGTTGAATATATAAATGTCAAATTTAAAGGTAGCAGCACAACTTACGCTGCTACCTGTATTCCTTTTACTTCTCTAACTCGCCGCGCTGGAACTCACCAGCCGCTTTAACGAAACCTGCAAACAATGGGTGACCATCGCGAGGTGTTGAAGTGAACTCTGGGTGGAATTGAGCTGCAACGAACCATGGGTGGTTCGGGTTCTCAATAACTTCAACCAGCTTCTTGTCCGCAGATAGACCCGATACTTTTAGGCCCGCTTTTTCAATTTGTGGACGAAGATTGTTGTTCACTTCGTAACGGTGACGGTGACGTTCATGGATCGTCGCGCTACCGTATAGTTCGTAAGCTTTCGTACCTTTCGCTAGGTGACAAAGCTGTGAACCTAGACGCATTGTGCCGCCTAGATCAGATGTCTCTGTACGCTCTTCAACTTTACCTTCGCCGTCTACCCACTCAGTGATTAGGCCAACAACAGGGTATTTAGTTTCAGAACAGAACTCAGAAGAGTGTGCGCCTTCCATTTTCGCAACATTACGAGCGTACTCGATAAGTGCTACTTGCATGCCTAGACAGATACCTAGGTATGGTACTTTGTTTTCACGTGCGTATTGAGCAGCAAGAATCTTACCTTCAACACCACGGTCACCGAAGCCACCTGGTACTAGAATTGCGTCTAGGCCTTCTAGAATTTCTACGCCACGAGACTCAACGTCTTGTGAGTCTACGTATTTAATATTAACGCTTAGGCGGTTTTTCAAGCCTGCGTGTTTTAGCGCTTCATTTACTGATTTGTATGCGTCTGGTAGTTCAATGTACTTACCAACCATACCAATCGTCACTTCACCCGTTGGGTTAGCTTCTTCGTAAATTACTTGTTCCCATTCAGACAGATCTGCTTCTGGAGCTGTAATGCCGAAACGCTTACATACAAGATCATCAGTGCCTTGAGCTTTAATAAGCTGAGGGATCTTGTAGATAGAGTCAACATCGCGCATTGAAATAACTGCATTTTCTTGCACATTACAGAACAGAGCAATTTTCTTACGCTCATTCGAAGGAATGTTGCGGTCAGAACGACAAACTAGGATGTCAGGCTGAATACCAATAGACAGTAGCTCTTTTACAGAGTGCTGAGTCGGCTTAGTTTTCACTTCGCCCGCAGCTGCTAGGTAAGGTACTAGCGTTAGGTGCATGAACATTGCGCGTTCACGGCCTAGTTCTACTGCTAGCTGACGAATCGCTTCCATGAATGGTAGAGATTCGATATCACCAACCGTACCACCAACTTCAACGATCGCGATATCGTGGCCTTCAGCGCCAGAAATAACACGCTCTTTGATAGAGTTAGTGATGTGTGGGATAACCTGAATAGTTGCACCTAGGTAATCACCGCGACGCTCTTTTGCTAGTACGTCTGAGTAAACACGACCTGCAGTGAAGTTGTTACGCTTAGTCATCTTGGTGCGAATGAATCGCTCGTAGTGACCAAGGTCAAGGTCTGTTTCAGCGCCATCTTCCGTAACGAACACTTCACCGTGCTGAGTCGGGCTCATAGTGCCTGGATCAACGTTGATGTAAGGGTCAAGCTTCATCATAGTCACTTTAAGACCACGAGCTTCTAAAATAGCCGCAAGAGATGCTGCAGCAATACCTTTACCTAGAGAGGATACAACCCCGCCAGTAAC
Encoded here:
- the ispD gene encoding 2-C-methyl-D-erythritol 4-phosphate cytidylyltransferase, coding for MLTQPQSVIAVVPAAGVGSRMKADRPKQYLKINGKTILEHTVEKLLAHPQVSQIVVAISDDDPYYPELPLTQNPQVIRVAGGSERADSVLSALDYIEKQQLGDWVMVHDAARPCVQLSDIDKLISTAMSHDVGAILAAPVRDTMKRGAQGQIDHTVERADLWHALTPQMFRAEPLWNVLSEALQQGVSITDEASAFEWKGFSPALVAGRSDNFKITQPEDLALAEFYLSQNKE
- the ispF gene encoding 2-C-methyl-D-erythritol 2,4-cyclodiphosphate synthase — protein: MIRIGHGFDVHKFGGEGPVIIGGVSIPYEQGLIAHSDGDVALHALCDALLGAIAAGDIGRHFPDTDDEWKGADSRELLKDVYRRVKEQGYVIGNADITIMAQAPKMAPHIDSMCQAIAQDLETSISNVNVKATTTERLGFTGRKEGIACEAVVLITKSA
- the eno gene encoding phosphopyruvate hydratase yields the protein MSKIVKVLGREIIDSRGNPTVEAEVHLEGGFVGMAAAPSGASTGSREALELRDGDKSRFLGKGVLKAIEAVNGPIAEALVGKDAKAQADVDQIMIDLDGTENKSQFGANAILAVSLANAKAAAAAKGMPLYEHIAELNGTAGQFSMPLPMMNIINGGEHADNNVDIQEFMIQPVGAKTLKEGLRIGAEVFHNLAKVLKSKGYSTAVGDEGGFAPNLKSNAEALEVIAEAVAAAGYELGKDVTLAMDCAASEFFDKEAGIYNMKGEGKTFSSEEFNHYLAELANQFPIVSIEDGLDESDWAGFKHQTELLGDKLQLVGDDLFVTNTKILAEGIEKGVANSILIKFNQIGSLTETLAAIKMAKDAGYTAVISHRSGETEDATIADLAVGTAAGQIKTGSMSRSDRVAKYNQLIRIEEALGSKAPFNGLKEVKGQ
- a CDS encoding CTP synthase — encoded protein: MTTNYIFVTGGVVSSLGKGIAAASLAAILEARGLKVTMMKLDPYINVDPGTMSPTQHGEVFVTEDGAETDLDLGHYERFIRTKMTKRNNFTAGRVYSDVLAKERRGDYLGATIQVIPHITNSIKERVISGAEGHDIAIVEVGGTVGDIESLPFMEAIRQLAVELGRERAMFMHLTLVPYLAAAGEVKTKPTQHSVKELLSIGIQPDILVCRSDRNIPSNERKKIALFCNVQENAVISMRDVDSIYKIPQLIKAQGTDDLVCKRFGITAPEADLSEWEQVIYEEANPTGEVTIGMVGKYIELPDAYKSVNEALKHAGLKNRLSVNIKYVDSQDVESRGVEILEGLDAILVPGGFGDRGVEGKILAAQYARENKVPYLGICLGMQVALIEYARNVAKMEGAHSSEFCSETKYPVVGLITEWVDGEGKVEERTETSDLGGTMRLGSQLCHLAKGTKAYELYGSATIHERHRHRYEVNNNLRPQIEKAGLKVSGLSADKKLVEVIENPNHPWFVAAQFHPEFTSTPRDGHPLFAGFVKAAGEFQRGELEK
- the ftsB gene encoding cell division protein FtsB, translated to MRIFALVLLIVFGWLQHTLWLGKNGISDYYGVNNEIQVQQQVNEKLKVRNAEMFAEIDDLRQGLDAIEERARHELGMVKEGETFYRIIGEESH